The window ATTAGCAGCTGTAACCTCGAAAGGTGCATCAGGCGCAGTGTATATATCCATGTCAGTAACCGCCTGATTAACTGCTGCTTTACCGTTACTGACAGATTGAAAAAGCTTTCTAGGTGAAGTCTCAACCCATGCACCCCAAACACCGTCTTGTTTCTTGCGTTCATACTCTAAGTCACCAACTACACAAACTACTTTCTGAACAATAAATAAATCATTATGAACAATATTGAAACCCATATACCAGTGATTCATATCAGGAGAGTTATGTGCGCCATGTGCCATATACATACCATTTGCCGGAAGGTTGTTCCAGTCTGTCATATTCATACAAACACCTTGAAATCTTGTATAAGCGTCATACCCTGCATCCCATTTCCCTCTATCTGTTACGGTAGGAACACGATAGTTTAAGTCATGCTGTAAAGTAGTTGGTGCAGTAATACCACTAGAATATACTACACCCGCGGTAAAGCTTTTTAATAAGTCGAAAGAAGTTTGGAAGTTAGCGGCTCTTGTAAATTTAGCAGTTACAGTTACAGGGTCATTGTACTTCCTTTTATAAACTTTAATAAGGAGGTATCTTGCATCTCCTCTATGCTCAACTTGTATATAAAAGTTTTCTGTAAACCCCTTACTTGCTGATATTACTTTCATAACATTAAGACCCTCAATAGATGGTTGTCCTGCTGTATTAGGTACGTTTATTCCTAACTCAACAACAATCTTTGCACCACCTGCCGAAGCTGAGAAACTAGCTATATCTAACTCTAATGTTCCCCAAAATGACTCAGTTAAAGTTGTAACACATTCCCACAACTCAATAGTGCTTTCCGTACTTTTCCAATCTATTTGCCTAAAGGTTCTAGTAGCAACATGTTTGCTTAAGTTAGTAATATTAGCATCGTTGTAAACACCTTTTTGCCACGAGTTATCAACTTTAGGTTTAATTTCAGCCAAATGTTCATTACTTGCTGCTCCAACGTCACTAGCTGTTAAAATAACTTCTCCTCCACCATCTGGTTCCTTGCCATTTACCTTAGATACAGCACCATCGCCACTTGCACCTTTAGCGGCTGTCATTTGCCAATAGACGTTAGATAATGTCGGATATTTAGGCGGTGGATTACCAGCACTTGACGTCTCGTTCGTGTAAATATAAGAACTACCTTCATGGAATACCATGTTATTTATTGAGTATTCTATTTCGTTATTATATGTCCCTTTGTTACGAAAACCATTTATAATATTTTGCATATCATTAATTGCATTTAAAGCTGATTGTGTTGCATCATTGGCATTATCTGTAGCATTTTGAGCATTTGTTATGATTTCTGCTACATTATTCAAAGCCGATTCTAATTCACCTAAAATAATAGTTCCGTCACTTAATAACCTATTTAATTCGTCGATAAGTTCTTGTACGTTTACATCACCTGTAAGGAGATTAATTTGCCCCTGTAAACCAGATAAATATCTTTCGATAATATCCCAATTTCCATTAAGTCGTTCTCGTTCTTGGCGTGACCAATTCGATGCTATTCGATTTAAAATTGTCATTACATCACCTCTATTTGTATAAATATCTGAAATCAAAAACGACACTATTTACAGTGCCGCCTTCCACAGTTATTGAATTATCTCCTGGTGCCAAAGTTATTAATTTGTGATTAGTATGTTTGAATGCACTTAGGCTATTTTTTAAAGTCCTTATTCCTGATAGCTTCAATGTATCTGTGGAGGACAAAGCATTGTTGAATCTATATACATCACCAGTTGTATTATTTTTGATTTGTACAAAGCTGCCGAAATTGCCCTTTAAGGTAATCTCTAATGTCGATTGTCGTGGGTCAATCTTATGATTACCGATGTTTTTAATAACAAAACTGTTTGTATTAAACGTGTAATTGTATGGCGTATCATAATCAATACCTGAACCGAATCCCCATATGTCTGCATCCCATTCACCGTGGTTTTGTAAATCTAGAGAGGTTCCGAACGATTCGGCAAATAAATCATCCATTCGGAATTCCACATCAAAACTTTCCATACGGCGATTAGGATTTATGGATAGTTGTTTGGCTAAACGGACTTTATACCGTTTCCAATGCTCGCGTTTGAATATGATATAAAATGTCTCATCCCTTGCAAACAGCCCATTTAATTCATCCCTTAAAAGGTCATAATCGCAAATGTCTCGGACAATATACAAAAACGTTACTGTTATAACTCTTTGTTGGTATTGGGTGCCTACTACTAAATTCCCTCTGCCCTCCACACTTTCAGTCATGTGGTTAAGTTCTAGTGATGGTATGCGGTGAAATAATCGCTTAAGGTTATAATCCTGAATTTCCTTTGTGGTGCCATCTAAAAATTGAATAATCATGACAACACCTCTTTTTTAAGGACCTTAATTTTACGTAAATCACTAGCCATTCTTTGACGTTGGTGAAGATCATTCTTTTTATTTGTTTCTGTAATAACCATTGATTTTAGACATCTTTCTTTCTTGCGTTCAGTGTCTATTAATTGCTTGGTTTTTAAATCTTCAACATGAAAGGTTTCGATACTGCCATCTTTATTTTTGCGAAGCATTTTGTACAATATCCTCTACCTCGCTTTCGTGTGATAATTCTAAGCGAACATCTTCATAGCCATTACGTTTTGCCTTGATTTCGTAAGCAAATGGGATGTCATCACCCTTAATAATGAAATAACCTGGTGTCATTTCATCCACGTAAATTAAGCCTTTCCCATACGGTGTGAGAAAGACTTCGTAATCAATATCTGTATTAACTGTTTCTTTAAACAGCGATTCTATGTCGATAATACATTGCCCCTCCACAACTTTGCTACGACCAATATCGCCGAAATAGTACTCTGCCGTTTCATAGGCGCTGACATTTACATCACCGATACTTGTATGCACTTTGGCATTTTTACTTCCACTTACAGAAAAATCACCATTAATATTAACACCGCCATTAAGTGCCCATATTTCTAGTGGAGCACCATTACTAGATAGCATTGTACGGTCATTGTATGCTTGGAGCCGCATATCTACTGAGTCAGACTTTACAGTTAAACCCGCGTATCCATCCCAATCCATAGTGTCAATAACAATCGTTGAATCACCATTGGTTGCTTCAAACTTTGACCCACCCATATAAATTCTAGGCAAATAAGGATTATCGTTTGTTTGAATAATAAAACCTGTTAATATACCAGCGATAAGTTTTTGTACATCAATACTATTTGTTGTGATACGGCCACCATCAATTGTAGTCATCCCTTCATCATTGATACCTCTAATAAGTCCTGTTACATCAATGTTATTAGCTTTTAATTGACCAATAGCACCAGCCGATAATACAAATCCATCTGCTGTTATGGCTTCTTTAAATGTAGCACCACCGTTGTCACTAATACCGATACCTTTTGAATTAATTAATACTAACCTATTTGGATTAGATGGATCTCGAGCAATAATGCCGTTGTCAAATATTAATTCGGTCATTGCAGATGTTAAGGCTTCAGTTGCTCGTAAAACAGCATCGTCCAATACGTTATACGGCAATTTTTGATTACCATTTAAAATGGCATCCACATTGTCTTTTGTTTTTTGGAAGCCTGCCATTTCGCTAGTAAAGTTATTTTGGAAGTTTCCGAATGTATACTCAGCTGGTTTAGATGACTCTGGGTAATCCACAATTTCAAGTACACGTGCTATCAAATCAATTCCAAGTGGTTCGTAGATGACAAATACTCTATCACCTTCGTTCAGTTGTTCTGTTAATACGCCCATCTTTTTAAGCTCAAGTGCATCTACTTTAAAGCTAACTTGTGGCTCGTCTATTAATTCGGATTTTATACGTTCTAACAAAGATTCGTAATCAGTGTAACGTTCATCATATACAGGCTTTGCATCACGTATGCCATATATAGTGTGATTAGGCGATAAATACTCAGCCGTTACAACATAACTGTCATCCTCATTTTTCTTACCAAAACCACGAATACGAGTTGATAAATTATTAGTATTAACGTACTTTTCCAACGTTTTAACATTGTAACTGTAACGTATTTGCGTTTCTGTATCCGTACCAATTTGACGATAAAATTTTAAGTGTTTGTTGTTAATTTGAACCTCGGCGCCATATACGTTTAAAGCTTTTTGTACTAAGCTTAAAGCATTATCTTCACCAAACTTTTCAAAGATAGCACTAGAAAACGAATCGATCACTTCGAACGTGTAGCCAGTACCATCTAATGCAAATGTTAAGCATGACTGTAGGTGCTGTGTATTTTTCAGATAATCGTATTTATGAGTATCAATTAAATCAAAAAAGATGTGAGTGGCTTGTACTGTTTTAATAGGCGTAACACCTGCAAGTACTTCCTTCACATCTTTTATTCGATATTGCTGTCCTTCATATTTAACAATGCTTTCTTCTTCAACAAATGGGTATGCATGGGCATTTTTCTCAGTCCTTAAAATAAAGAATGATATCGAATAATCACCATTTACTTTGCGTACACGCTTAAGTCCACTATAGTCTGTTAATAATTCTGTTTCGCCTGCTAAATTTGTGACTATCACGTTTTCACCCCTTTGATCCTTGTAATCGTAAATTGTTATTGAATCTACTTCCTAGTTCCTTTTCTACAATATCAACAATGTTGAAAGCATCTCGTTCAGATCCAGTACCGTTATAATTTAATGTAATATTGATAGGGGTATTATTGGTATTGTTTGTAGTTACAGATGCAGCTCTGTTTAAACTGTTAGTATCTGCAGTAAATGACATACTGCCTTCCACAGATGCGGCTAACCTACCAGCAGCATTAGAAACATTATTAATCATGTCATCCATTCCGATTACTAAACCTTCACCAATGTTTGCGCCGAATCCCATCATTACTCTACTAGGTGATTTGATTTGTAGCGCTTTTGAAATAGTTTTGCTTACAGATTCAGCGATTTCTTGCGCCTTCTTCTGAATTGCATCAGTTGTGGAGGACAAGCCTTTTAACAAGCCATTCCCTGCATCTCTACCTATTTGCTCTAAGCTTGATAGTTCAGTAGATGTAGATTGAGTTACAGATTTAATCTTTGCATTCCACTCTTTTTCAAGTGTAGTTAATTGTTTATTGGCTACCTCTCGTAAAGACTTAATTTGTTTATCAGTATCATCTTTCATACCTTTTAATTCAGTTTCAGCTTGTGTTCTGGCTAACTTTGATTTCTCTTTATACAAATTACTGTATTGTTGCAATTGCGAATCTGTAAGCTGATTAAGAGCAACTAATTGTGGTAAAGCATTTGGACCCATCTGGCGCAATTCTTCTAGAAGCCCATCATCGATTGCCCTACCTGAGATTTTTTCAATTTCGCTTTGCCATAGCTTGAAACCATCTACTTGTGAAAATAGATTAGCTATTAATTGTTCCCCTGTTACATCAATCTCAACTTTAAATGCATCAAAAAGCCCCTTGAATGATACAAGAGACTTAGCACGTTTATCTACAGCATCTTCATATGCTTTTGTTAAAGCTTCTTCCTGCTTAATTAAGTCCTCGTTAATTTTGCTGATTTGATTAGAAAAGTCAATGTTAATTGCAGTAATTTCTTTATTAATTGCCTCAGTAGCTTTTTTATAATTCTTCTGAGCTTCTATACGCTCTTTGCTTCCTTCCTCGAATAATCCGATTGTTCTTTCCCAAATCTTTACTTCCTCAACAAGTGATAGTTCCTCTGAGGATTTTTTATCTGCTATATATTGCTTAATGTTTTCTAAATCAGCTTTATTGAGGTCCTCTACAGCTTTGTTGTAGGCTTTCTGTACCTCTACACGTTCCTTAGAGGATATATCAAAATGTTCTAAAGACTCTTTCCAAATTTTCGCTTCTTTTTCTAAGCTTAATTCTCCTAAAGATTTTTTGTCTTCGATAAATAATTTAATCTCTTTGAGCTTGTCTTGCTGATCTTTAGCGAGCAAATTCCAAGAATCTTTTTTAGCTTTCTTTTCAATATCAGCGATTTTCTTAGCAGCATCTTCTTGAATCCGTTGAATTTTAATATTTTCATCCTGTGTAGTTTTACGCTTTTTTGATGCAGCTGTACGATAGATTTTATCTACATCTTCCTTAGACCGTTTTTCAATCTTTGCGATCTCAACATTAGCTTTATCAGTGATTTTCTTTTCTTCAGATTTATAATGGTCAGTGATGTCAATCAAGTTATTTCCTAAATCTTTCATGACATTTGCTACTCGTTCATTTTTGTCCTCAATACCAATAGCTAGACCTTCGCCGACATCTTTACCAATTGCAATCATGACACGGGATGGTGATTTACGCTGTAAGACATTTGATACAGAAGTTATTACTTTATTTCCTAATTCAGCAGCTTTCTTACCAACAGCATCAATCATGTCCCCCATACCATTTATTAAACCTCGGACAATATCTTTACCAATCTCAACTAGATTAACATTTTTGAAAAATTTTTCGATATTACTCCATATTTTTTTTGCTGTTTCCTCTACCGTTTTCCAAGCACCTTCCCAGTCGCCTTGGATTAATTTCAAAACGGTTTGAATAATACCTAAAACTAAATCTAGTGCTGTACCTATTGTTAATTTGATAGATTCCCAAACATATTTAACAACTCCTGCAATAATCGGCCAAACAATTTCGAAGATCCCTTTGATAATACCCATGACCATTTCTATATTACCTTTAATATTATCAAAATGAAATTTCACTAAAGTAAAAATAGCTTCTCCGTTTTCGTCCCAAAATTCTTTTAGTTTATCAAGCTGTTCTTTTACAAAATCAACAACTCCGCTTAGTTTTTCGTCTACTGTTGTTTTTATAAAATCATAGGCAGTGGATGTAATTTCTTTTAAGGAATCAGTAACTTTTGTGTAATATTCTTCGATTTTATCGAATATTTCAGAGTGTTTATTTTTGAATACTTCCCACTTAGATAAAATTTCACCGGTTTCCCAATTCACTTTATCTACATGTTCATCAGCTTGCTTTTGCGCGGTTTCTATAATATTTTGATGCTGATCTTTTGCCCAGTAAATTGATTCGTCTCTTGCCTTTTTTGCTTCAGCAATCATCTTATCAGCTTGCTCAGTTGAAATATCTCCTGTTTCATCGCGCATTTGGATAATTTGAGCAATCCTTTTTTCATAAGTGTCATTTGCTTCTTTTAGTACTTCTTCTTTTTGTTTTACTGCATTTTTAACAACCTCTGCAGCTTGTTCAGCGGATATAATAGATGCATTTTCTTTCATACGTTCGAGTATTACTTTCTGCTCTAATTCACTTTCACTGAACACTCTAACCGCATTCTCTTTCATACTTTCGTTGTAATTATTGATAATTTCTTGCTCACGCGCTGTCAATTCTCGCTTCTCATCTAAAGCCTTTTGAGTAATTGCCTTTACCCGTTCATTCATAGTATTTTGTTCTTGGAGTTCTCTTTCATGACGTTTTTGAGTATTAACAATTATTTTCTCTTCTTCTTCAGATGATAAAGCTGACGAATTCATAAAGAACGCTTTTAAATCAGTCAATTGTTCAGTATTACGTTTCTTCATGCCTTCCACAATTTGAGTATTCATTTGGTCAAACTTTGAAGTAAGTTCTGCAGCCATCTCACTTGTTACTTTTGTGGAAGTCACGTACATATTTGCAACAGATTGTGATGCACTTTCACTTAAATCAAAGAATCCATTTAGAGCTTCTTTAGTAGCGTCAGAAACACCTTTTCCGAACCTCTCAACACTTGGCAATGCATCATTGCTCATGTGTTTTGCAAATGCGATAGTGCCAATTGTTAATCCGCCTATAGCTGCAACAGTCAATCCGATGGGTCCAGTCAATGCTGCAAAAGCAGAACCTAATACAGCAGATGCCCCTCCAGCTCCTGCAATAGCTGTGGACGCAGCTCCCAGAGCAGATATGATGGTACCGATTGAAGAAATAAACATACCAACAACTAAAATAACGGGACCAATAGCTGCCGCTAATCCTGCAATAACTAAAATAACTAATTTCATGGATGAATCCATTTCAGCAATTTTTGTGATTAATGGTGATAAGGTATCGACTATTTGAATTAAAAAAGGAAGCATGATATCCCCGAAAGAAATACCGACTTCCACAACTTTATTTTTTAATATAGCTAATTGGGATGCTGTAGTTTTGTACCTTTGTTCAGCTTCATTAGTTAATGCTGTGTTTTCTTCCCATGCACTTGTTGACGTTTCGACTGCTGATGATAATAAATCACTAGCTCCAACCATACGCATCATGACGTCTGATTCGTATATTCCTTTGATGCCCATATCTCTTAAAACTTCAGTTAGGTTTTCTCCACGTGAAGATATTGTCGCAAGTCCGTTTACAACTGCATCTAATCCATCGATAGCACTGTTATCATAGAGTTTCTTAAATTCACCACTAGACATTTGAGCCACCTCTGCCCACGTGCCTAAAGCTGCTCCACCATCCATGGCAGCTGATTGCATCTTTTTAAGAATTGTTGTCATGGCAGTACCGCCCATTTCAGCTTGTATACCTAAACTGGACATCGTACCTGCTAATGCCATAATTTGTGCTTCTGACATTCCTACTTGTGCGCCTTGTGCAGCAAGTCTCATACCCATGGACATAATTTCAGATTCAGTAGTCGCCATTGAGTTACCAAGGCCAACTATTGAAGATCCTAAACGGTCAAAATTATCCTGACTCATGCCAACGATATTAGCAAAACGAGCAAACTCTGTTGCTGCTTGTTCACGTGTCATATTGGTTGATTCACCTAAATCAATAATCGTTCGGGAAAAGGATAATATTTTATCTTCTGCAATTCCGAGTTGTCCGGCTGATTCAGCAACCGCTGCAATATCTGATGCGCTTGCTGGGAGTTCTTTTGCCATATCTCGAATACCTTTTTCTAACTTTTTGAAACCTTCCTCACTTGTATCAACAGTTTTTCGAACGCCTGCAAATGCCGATTCAAAGTCAATAGCCGCCTTTGCCGCACCAACGCCGAGTGCTGCAAGTGGCGCTGTAACTTTCATTGATAAATCTTTACCAATGTCTTTCATTTTGTCGCCGACTGCTTTTAGTTTTTCACCTGCAGCAGTAGCAGCTGCGCCAAATCTCCCCCATGCAGTTTGGGATTGTGCTAACTCACGTTCTTGACGTTCCAACTCTGCTGTCGTTTCATTCAACTCTCGCTGCGTACGGTCCATTTCTGCTGAAGCTCTGTTAAGCTGCACAGCCAATCGTTCAGCTTGTACCGAGTTTTCTCCATACTGTTGTTTAGCCTTTTCATATTCTTGGGCTAAACGCCGTACTTTTGTTTGTTGTCCTTCAAGTAAACGACTATATGCCTCTTGCTTTTGACGTAATCCATCAATAGATGAGCCCCATTCACGCCCTCGATTTTGTAAGCCTCGTATTTCTTGACCCATTGCTTGGAGTGTCCTGTTCATACTTGCGACAGAGCGCTCGAACTGTGCATTATCAAGCGATAATTTAACCCTTAAATTCCCTACATCACCTGTTGTCATTATTATTTCACCATCTTTCTACCACTGGACTTGGTCTGCATAAGCACGTGGTACTTGCTTTTCGTCCTTCTTCCAACCTTTGAAAATACAATGCCTATCCCATAGAGCTAGTAGCTTGCGAGGTGTTGCCCTCCACACTGTTGATTCAGTCATGTTCAAATGGACAGTTCCGATGTATATAAAAAAATCCGCTGGTAACTCACTGTCACCTTGTGGGCTGTTTACTTTCCCTCTTTTTCATCTGTGGAAGGCATCGCATTGCCGAAAGCTTCTGTTAGCGCATCTGTCACAATTGAAATATTTTTCATATTAATTAATGCGCCGACTTCTTTTTCAGTAATGTCCTCATTTGCACCATTCGCTAAGCCAATATGTAACAGCGAACGTATTTTTTTGAAGTCCCTTTTATCTAATCCATCAAATGCTTTTGTGAAATCACCAAATTTATCTTGTAGATTACATAAAGCGTTTAAGTCGAAACGAACTTCAAATTCTTCACTGCCTAACGTAATTTTTACGCCTTCATCTTTCATTACTTTTGCTTTACTAGTCATTAAAATCGCTCCCTTTAATTAAATTTGCATAATAAAAAGAGAGCGAGATTAATCGCCCTCTTAAAAATTTTTGTATTAAGGTGTAGGTGTTGTTGGTCCCGTGTAAACTTCTGTAAACCAATTTGCAATTACATCTGGTGTTACATTTTCGTCATCCTCATCTACAAACATACGTTTAATGCCTTCACCTTTAGAGTTTTTAACAAAATCAGAGTTAACAAATACACCTTTGACAGATGGTGTATTGTACTCAACACTTTCGCCTTTTGTTTTGTAGTTTTCCTCCGGTAATTGGAAGTTACCTTTGTAGTACCAGAAATAACGGTACTTACCGTTCGATTTTAAAGAACGGAATGCTAATGCAATATTAGGCGCTACATCACCAGATGCGTCAATTACAACACCATCTTCATTAATTTCTTTGCCTAAAATATCTGCATAGACCGCGTTAGTCAGTGCGTCAATTTTAAATTCCATTTCCGTTTCACCTTCTGCTGATGTTGACTCTGCTGCACCATCATCAGCGTATAAAACTGTGTTAGAAGTCTTTGGTGTAACTTTAGCCTCGATTGCTTTAGCGAGCTTTTGGATTGAATTAGCAAATGCTGTCGTAGCATCTTTAGCACCTGATGCAATTTTTGTGTAATGAATATCTGATAAACCGATTAATACTCCTGCCATAATTAAATAGCCTCCTTTTATTTGTCATAATAAAAACGATAGGCTTTGTGATATATTTTGGTATCCTTTTCGTAATCTTCGAAAAAGGAATTCCGCACAAATCCTATCGCTTGTAATTGGTCTTTTACGCTCTCTGTGAGCGATTCTATATCTTCCTTGCCCCAAATATCAACTTGAACCGAATAACGTGTCATTTGCTCTGTATCATCAGCCTGTAACGCTCCTCGTTCGTTATATTTAAAGAAGGTGATATAAGTTGTTTCGGTGCCTGTATATGTCATATACATAACTGGCACGCCTAATGGAAGCAAGGCATCTCGTATTATTTTATTAATACTCATAGCCTCATCCTCATACTTAATTCATTTTTCATAATTTCAATGATTCGATTCATTTCGCGTTCGAATGTAGGGCGGAACCATGGACGTGCTGGCATTTTTGATGTACCTATTTCATGAAAGTAGAGGTAGAAAGCATCATTGTTTTGATTACTTAAACCAACAGCAAGGGAATTGTCCACGATTTTACTGTCAATAACCATTGATTCTTTCGATTTCCCTGAACGCTTTTTAAATCCGAAATTATACACGTTTTCTTCTAACTTTTCTTTTAGATGTTCAGCCGCTTTATTTAAAGTAGGCTCTAGTATACTATCAGAATCTAACCTTCGTACTAATTCTCTTTGTAGTTCCTCTAAGCCTGTAAAATCAATCCTCATAACATCACCTCTAAGGCTTGCGTACAACTGCAATAATCGTTTGTGTATTTTGCAATTCGTCATCATTTAAAACAGCTTGTATATCATAAATACGATTTTTAAACACAATGCGTTGTTTGGCATTTAAACCTTCTGTATATCGCACAATAAAGCGATATGTTTCGGTATTTACTTCTGCTGCTGCTTTGATAACTTCTGAGCCTTTTACTGTTTTAATTTTTGCCCATAGATGGTGCTTCGTTTGCCAGTCCTCTACAGGATAGCCATTTTCATTGACCGTTTCGACAAACTCTTGTACTTCGATTCTATTTCGCATTTCTCCAGTGTTTAATTTCTTCTGCTCAACAATCGGCTTCGGGATATGCTTCATTCATCATTTTCCTCCATTGCTTTAGCTATAGATAAATTTACAATCTGCGTCAAAAAATTATCGGAGAAATACTCTAATACATCGTTATAAGCATAGCGTGAGCGCTCGAATACAAGCTCTTTGAAACGTTCGCTAGTGTTTATATCATAATCACCACAAATGGCTTGTAAGTCCTCTGTAGAGGCTTTTAGAATACGAAGTAAATTATCGTCCTCATCATCACCTAGCTTCATTCGCTCTTTAAATTCGACTAAAATTTCATTACTAATTTGTATCATCTTCATCACTCGTTTCAGCAATGAAAATTTGCTTGTATTTATTTTCTGTTGTAGATAACTCTGTGATACGGGCTTTAGTTGCACGTTTGCCCTCCACAGGATAGTAGTCACCCATTTCATAAATATGTCCATCGTGTTTCACTTCTTTAAAGCGCTGTACGACCTTATATTTCTTTGCCACGTTCTACTACCTCCTTTCGTTAAAAAACACCTAACACCCTAAATTAAGGTGTTGGTGTAGGCACAGGGAATTGTACATCTAAATCATAAACTAACGCTGCTTTATTATCTTTAGGGCGACCATTAGCAAAACGTTTGATTGTATAAAGAGTCGCATCTTCCATAGCTAATGTTTGGTCAAACTTTTTAAGTTTATAACCACCTGCAATAGCCGCGATGTATTCACCTTGTACAAGGAATAAAACCTTGCCAACAGGGATTTCTTCTGAATCGACAACCGTTAAGTTGTACGGTAAATTCATCACGAATACACCAGAATCGTTCTGAATCGTATGACGAGCCTGGACGGCTAATGCATCAATTGGATTTAATACCATAACAACTTTATTTAGGATTTTGCGGAATTTACCTTTTTCGTCAGTTGATAAATTTTTAAGCACGCCATATAACTCGCCTACGACAACCTCACCGCGTTCAGACGGGGCAAATGTTAATGTACCACTTGATGTTTTATCAGTCACAGCACCTGTTGTCGAATCGACATTTTTCATTAAACCAACTGGCTCATTTTGTACAGGACCACGACCATTTACCAAACCGTATTCTAAACCAGTTGCTAATGCTTCAATTAATAATGTCACCATGTAACGGTCTACCCACACAGGACCAAGTTCTAACATATCGTTTGGAATAGCTCCAAAGGCTGTTAATTTAAGTTGAGTGATTTTTTCATCACGGAATGCAGCATTTACTTGTCCGCTGATTTCCCCGAAAATCTCTTTCCATGCATAAGCAAGTGTTGGATCAGAATAAATAAACTTCGTCGCTGCACCTAAGTCCTGTAAGCCGATAGCAGCTAATAATGGGCGTTCCTTTGTTAAGCCTTCGAATACTCGCTCCTGTACAGATTCAGGGAAAATTGATTCATCATTGAAGCCGCCATCCGATACAACTTTGTTATAAAACGCCGTTTCTTCTGACGTTAAAATATGCTGGCCACGTGCTACTAAAATTTGAGTGTCGTTTGCTTCATTACGTGCCTCAGCTGTAATCTTTTCTGATAAATCATCTTGTAATGCTGTAAACATTTCATCTACGGCATTTTGTAGTTGCTCAGGTGTTGCATTTTCATTGTTTAATAAATCTGTATAAGCTTTCTTTTTTGC of the Lysinibacillus fusiformis genome contains:
- a CDS encoding pyocin knob domain-containing protein; its protein translation is MTILNRIASNWSRQERERLNGNWDIIERYLSGLQGQINLLTGDVNVQELIDELNRLLSDGTIILGELESALNNVAEIITNAQNATDNANDATQSALNAINDMQNIINGFRNKGTYNNEIEYSINNMVFHEGSSYIYTNETSSAGNPPPKYPTLSNVYWQMTAAKGASGDGAVSKVNGKEPDGGGEVILTASDVGAASNEHLAEIKPKVDNSWQKGVYNDANITNLSKHVATRTFRQIDWKSTESTIELWECVTTLTESFWGTLELDIASFSASAGGAKIVVELGINVPNTAGQPSIEGLNVMKVISASKGFTENFYIQVEHRGDARYLLIKVYKRKYNDPVTVTAKFTRAANFQTSFDLLKSFTAGVVYSSGITAPTTLQHDLNYRVPTVTDRGKWDAGYDAYTRFQGVCMNMTDWNNLPANGMYMAHGAHNSPDMNHWYMGFNIVHNDLFIVQKVVCVVGDLEYERKKQDGVWGAWVETSPRKLFQSVSNGKAAVNQAVTDMDIYTAPDAPFEVTAANIRKLGGRVFVGNVATPEVPNKGDVSVYSTLIDFKPTYAFSDWGGMVYIKDRYIDPTGLLTASPQGGGEMVQAIGVQQIGNQWRMQFALTNYSSMTKPASSLNYYIFA
- a CDS encoding distal tail protein Dit; amino-acid sequence: MIIQFLDGTTKEIQDYNLKRLFHRIPSLELNHMTESVEGRGNLVVGTQYQQRVITVTFLYIVRDICDYDLLRDELNGLFARDETFYIIFKREHWKRYKVRLAKQLSINPNRRMESFDVEFRMDDLFAESFGTSLDLQNHGEWDADIWGFGSGIDYDTPYNYTFNTNSFVIKNIGNHKIDPRQSTLEITLKGNFGSFVQIKNNTTGDVYRFNNALSSTDTLKLSGIRTLKNSLSAFKHTNHKLITLAPGDNSITVEGGTVNSVVFDFRYLYK
- a CDS encoding phage tail protein, translated to MIVTNLAGETELLTDYSGLKRVRKVNGDYSISFFILRTEKNAHAYPFVEEESIVKYEGQQYRIKDVKEVLAGVTPIKTVQATHIFFDLIDTHKYDYLKNTQHLQSCLTFALDGTGYTFEVIDSFSSAIFEKFGEDNALSLVQKALNVYGAEVQINNKHLKFYRQIGTDTETQIRYSYNVKTLEKYVNTNNLSTRIRGFGKKNEDDSYVVTAEYLSPNHTIYGIRDAKPVYDERYTDYESLLERIKSELIDEPQVSFKVDALELKKMGVLTEQLNEGDRVFVIYEPLGIDLIARVLEIVDYPESSKPAEYTFGNFQNNFTSEMAGFQKTKDNVDAILNGNQKLPYNVLDDAVLRATEALTSAMTELIFDNGIIARDPSNPNRLVLINSKGIGISDNGGATFKEAITADGFVLSAGAIGQLKANNIDVTGLIRGINDEGMTTIDGGRITTNSIDVQKLIAGILTGFIIQTNDNPYLPRIYMGGSKFEATNGDSTIVIDTMDWDGYAGLTVKSDSVDMRLQAYNDRTMLSSNGAPLEIWALNGGVNINGDFSVSGSKNAKVHTSIGDVNVSAYETAEYYFGDIGRSKVVEGQCIIDIESLFKETVNTDIDYEVFLTPYGKGLIYVDEMTPGYFIIKGDDIPFAYEIKAKRNGYEDVRLELSHESEVEDIVQNASQK